The following are from one region of the Nicotiana tomentosiformis chromosome 7, ASM39032v3, whole genome shotgun sequence genome:
- the LOC138896136 gene encoding uncharacterized protein, translating into MPSKLRDKFYRAVVRLALLYGAECWPVKNSHIQKMKVAVMRMLRWMCEHTRLDKIRNEDIWDEVGVAPMDDKMREAGLRWFGHVRRRNLDSPIRRCERLALASMRRGRGPPKKYWGKVIRQDMARLQISEDMALDRKVWRSDIRVEG; encoded by the coding sequence ATGCCATCGAAACTTAGAGacaagttctatagagcggtggttagactggccctgttgtatggggctgagtgttggccagtcaagaattcacatattcagaagatgaaagtagcagtaatgaggatgttgagatggatgtgcgagcACACTcggctggataagattaggaatgaagatatttggGATGAGGTGGGTGTGGCTCCCATGGACGATAAGATGCGGGAAGCggggcttagatggttcgggcacgtacgGAGGAGAAACCTAGATTCTCCGattaggaggtgtgagcggttggctttggcaagtatgagaagaggtagagggccacctaagaagtattggggtaaggtgatcaggcaagacatggcgcgacttcagatttccgaggacatggctcttgataggaaggtgtggaggtcggaCATTAGGGTTGAAGGTTAG
- the LOC104120823 gene encoding uncharacterized protein: protein MADKQESKILLKLLVDEKKDHVVAAEAKVDFMDILVSLLTLPLGTIIRLIKAEAGVVGCMNNLYQSVENLSEEDLFIEQCKTMLLNPRNPYPKYCMRLKMHVDDSVFEKYYECSNCSKHSYFMNVVCSCEGKFTKEKFLKDSAVNTVGDEYVFLKGGISFLTTDDLQVKCASPSSLVQILSSVGLSDMKQVEEMHVEVGKNEVIHLLARSFISKTPLSDVFLPKQKQKRARVDTITMSEFGNLLPISEIGASNNAKKLELKLTLRKSTNKVLCAEAGNEFVDFLFNFLTIPLGSIEDALKGSSGLECIDNFYKSVEILDSKWFNTPPKRNSYISEENLNDNLKTMLLKPGIAPHHKSEYQLLQISEGKSEIYNLYDPRYYDFVRNSYRHKFQKFAKEPSLFYVMDNLEVRPLSSTSTICLLQELNVPMNDIEEQMISFGESEALSLLKASLTSSSSALTEGLNHNLKKQIDEDVKCNLKKLPRAG, encoded by the exons ATGGCTGACAAGCAAGAATCTAAGATTCTATTGAAGCTTTTGGTGGATGAAAAGAAGGATCACGTTGTTGCAGCTGAAGCCAAAGTAGATTTTATGGACATACTCGTTAGCCTTCTCACTTTACCACTGGGAACAATAATACGACTCATTAAAGCAGAGGCTGGAGTTGTTGGTTGTATGAACAACTTGTACCAAAGTGTTGAAAACCTCAGTGAGGAAGATCTGTTCATAGAGCAATGCAAAACCATGCTGCTAAATCCAAGAAATCCCTATCCAAAGTATTGCATGAGGTTAAAAATGCACGTAGATGATTCCGTCTTCGAGAAATATTATGAGTGTTCAAATTGCTCAAAACATAGCTATTTCATGAATGTTGTGTGCTCATGTGAAGGGAAGTTTACTAAAGAGAAGTTTCTGAAAGATTCAGCTGTAAATACTGTTGGCGACGAGTATGTCTTTCTCAAAGGAGGGATATCATTTTTAACCACTGATGATTTGCAAGTCAAATGCGCTTCTCCAAGCTCTCTTGTTCAGATTCTTTCTAGTGTCGGCCTGAGTGATATGAAGCAGGTTGAGGAAATGCATGTAGAAGTTGGCAAGAATGAG GTGATTCATCTACTTGCTCGTTCATTTATCTCAAAGACTCCCTTGTCAGATGTGTTTCTGCCCaagcaaaaacaaaaaagagCAAGAGTAGACACTATAACAATGTCCGAGTTTGGAAATTTGTTGCCCATTTCTGAAATTGGAGCTAGTAATAACGCCAAGAAATTAGAGCTGAAGCTAACACTAAGAAAGTCTACAAACAAGGTCTTGTGTGCAGAGGCGGGCAATGAATTTGTTGATTTTCTCTTTAACTTCTTGACCATTCCTTTAGGATCAATTGAAGATGCTCTAAAGGGGAGTTCTGGGTTGGAATGCATTGATAACTTCTATAAAAGTGTTGAGATTTTAGATTCAAAATGGTTCAATACGCCTCCAAAAAGGAATAGTTACATAAGTGAGGAGAATCTTAACGACAACCTTAAGACGATGCTACTCAAGCCCGGTATTGCCCCTCACCATAAATCTGAGTATCAGCTGCTCCAAATTTCTGAAGGAAAATCAGAAATTTATAACTTGTATGATCCAAGGTATTATGATTTTGTAAGGAATAGTTATcgtcacaagtttcaaaagtttgcAAAGGAACCCTCCCTTTTCTACGTTATGGACAATTTGGAAGTGAGACCCTTGTCTTCTACATCAACTATTTGCTTACTCCAAGAACTGAATGTGCCCATGAATGATATTGAAGAGCAAATGATCAGTTTTGGCGAGTCGGAAGCATTGAGCTTGCTAAAGGCCTCTttaacatcatcatcatcagcttTGACAGAGGGCCTAAATCACAATTTGAAGAAGCAGATAGACGAAGATGTGAAGTGTAACTTGAAGAAACTTCCTCGGGCTGGTTAG